From a region of the Solidesulfovibrio sp. genome:
- a CDS encoding IS1595 family transposase, translated as MSLDIARHARTDASARRLIERQCWPCGRPVCPRCAAQKVYALAEGRVRCAVCRYTFHSLSGRFAGLAGLTPRQWLRLLELFAAKETSHAMAAALSVAYNTAYKAATIVRLAILAGSFDGLAILRGRLGRELGFSGKTLRPVPADAPLADVPVFGILERGDMVFVDYLPDMTPEDMLHFNLHFSLPLSRLGAIVYSDRYQSYQTLVTCGSEVLSRRFVEVAGRIPAVEPRQEGFWAYARERLVRFHGVTARKFPLYLKELEFRHNQRGSDILPILLANICAFVPDLN; from the coding sequence ATGTCCCTGGACATTGCCCGCCATGCCAGGACCGACGCCAGCGCCAGACGCCTGATCGAGCGGCAGTGCTGGCCGTGCGGCCGGCCGGTTTGTCCGCGCTGCGCCGCGCAAAAGGTCTACGCCCTGGCCGAGGGCCGGGTGCGCTGCGCCGTGTGCCGCTACACCTTTCACTCCTTGTCCGGTCGTTTCGCCGGCCTGGCCGGCCTGACGCCGCGCCAATGGCTGCGGCTGCTGGAACTGTTCGCCGCCAAGGAGACTTCCCACGCCATGGCTGCCGCCCTGTCCGTGGCCTACAACACCGCCTACAAGGCGGCGACCATCGTGCGCCTGGCCATTTTGGCCGGCAGTTTCGACGGCCTGGCCATCCTGCGCGGCCGCCTGGGCCGGGAACTCGGGTTTTCCGGCAAGACCCTGCGCCCGGTGCCGGCCGACGCCCCCCTGGCCGACGTGCCGGTCTTCGGCATCCTGGAGCGCGGCGACATGGTCTTCGTGGACTATTTGCCCGACATGACCCCCGAGGACATGCTCCACTTCAATCTCCATTTCTCCCTGCCGCTGTCCCGCCTGGGGGCCATCGTCTATTCCGACCGCTATCAGAGCTACCAGACCCTGGTGACCTGCGGTTCGGAGGTGCTCTCGCGGCGCTTCGTGGAGGTGGCTGGCCGCATCCCGGCCGTGGAACCCCGCCAGGAGGGCTTCTGGGCCTACGCCCGGGAGCGGCTGGTCCGCTTCCACGGGGTCACGGCCCGGAAATTTCCGCTCTACCTTAAGGAACTGGAATTTCGCCACAACCAGAGAGGTTCCGATATCCTGCCGATTTTGCTCGCCAATATCTGCGCTTTCGTGCCAGATCTTAACTAA